Genomic DNA from Lactuca sativa cultivar Salinas chromosome 8, Lsat_Salinas_v11, whole genome shotgun sequence:
AACTGAACACGAGCATCTGATGTAGTGTGGTCGGACTCAAATGTTTTGCTGCGTTTTGACCCACTGTCGATATGTTGGTCAGATGTTTTGCTACTCAGCCATTTCCTGTGATCTTTCAAAAAATTCCAAACTTCAAGAAACTTGAAAGCCTTCAGATTTTCTTTTTCATACACTTTCAAGGCTTTCTTCAAAATGACTTCATCACTTTCTCCACTTTTCCATTGACGTTTCATGTTGTTCCACAAGTCATTAAACAACATGACTTCCTTGTTCATCTTCCCCCATTTGGAGTACACTTGATGTTTTGAACGGTATTCTCCACGGTTCATTCCTTTATGGAACCTGTGTAAAACGCGAATCCAAAAGCGGTCATGCTTTTGGTCTTTTCCAACCGTCGCGTCTTCTGAAATATCGATCCAAGATTGTGCCAACACCAACGCTTCCAAAGGTTCCCAACATCTAGCCTCcgccttctcttttcttttattCGTTGCTCGAGTGGGCTGAGTTTCTGTAACGAGTTCCGGTTCAGAATCAGAAACGACCATTTCtggttgtgtttgtgtttgttgcACAAACTCGAGTTGGGACaaaaaatcaaatggattaaAATTCGGGTCGGGTTGTGGAAAAGAAGGTGGTGTTTGTGGATGTAGTTGCCCTGGTCGTTGTGGAAAAGAAGGAAACATACCGCCATAGTGGTAATACGGAGGTGAGAAAATCGGTTGATCAAATGAAGGTATTGGGATGTTGGTGTTTCTGACTGGTGTTTTTTCTTTGCTAGGTCTTTTGGAAGAAgacattttttcaaaaaaaaatggatAAAATGATTGTATTGATATGTGTTTAAAGGTTGTATAAATGTAAAAATGATAAGATATGTACATATAGATGGAGTAAaaggttaaaaaaaaataataaaaataaataaataaatggaaCGAATCTTTGAACGGTCAAGAAAGAAAGGAACAGCCAATCACAAAGCGCGGTCTTTAAAGGCCGCAGTGCGGTCTCGACCGCCCCAAACCGCACCCTGGGGGCGGTGTTTCTGTCCCACGTGGCAGCCAACCGCGGTCTCATACCGCACCACACCGAGAAGCCTTATGTGCTACATGTAAAAGatttatatttaacatttttgaagtcATTTGTTTTAGATATTGGGAGTATTGTTGTTAAACAAGTTAACTTTTGTTTTAAGTAGTAATATTGTGTTTTTCATTTATTACTTTAATTGTGTTTTCACTATTTATAATCCAATGAAAAAAATTGTAACTAATTtctaaaaatggattttttttgttaaaacaaa
This window encodes:
- the LOC111911223 gene encoding uncharacterized protein LOC111911223, whose translation is MSSSKRPSKEKTPVRNTNIPIPSFDQPIFSPPYYHYGGMFPSFPQRPGQLHPQTPPSFPQPDPNFNPFDFLSQLEFVQQTQTQPEMVVSDSEPELVTETQPTRATNKRKEKAEARCWEPLEALVLAQSWIDISEDATVGKDQKHDRFWIRVLHRFHKGMNRGEYRSKHQVYSKWGKMNKEVMLFNDLWNNMKRQWKSGESDEVILKKALKVYEKENLKAFKFLEVWNFLKDHRKWLSSKTSDQHIDSGSKRSKTFESDHTTSDARVQFDLNEDEPVPVSPPSRPLGRDKSKSKGKGKASDSDDLKEMGTDMKDIKERMDKILKIASERELRKQRESDMRILAMDTSNMTGAELEVVLAMKEEVKNRYMNRG